ACGCTCCGGTTGTCCGCCGCATCGTCTTCGCGGCGAAAGAAAGCCGGCCCTCGGGCCGGCTTTTTTAACGGTTTTTGGAACCCGTTACGGCGCGGAGGAGGACGTCTCGTCCGTTCCCGCCGGTTCCTCGGCCGCGGCGAACTCTTCCTCGGCCTCGTCCGCCGGTGCGTCTTCGGCCGGCTCCGCTTCCGTGGGCGGGCCATTACCCCAATCCCAATCCCAACGCCACCGGAAAGGCCCCTCGTCCCAATCCTCCCAGTCGTCTATTCCGGACCAACCCAGCAGTCGCGCAATCTCGACGGTCTTGCGCACGGTCCCGGTCGCGGCGCCGGACTACAGGACCTCGCCGGTTTGTACGTCCAGGGTGCGGAGGTTGACCGTTACTTTGGCGTTGGCGCGGACGGTGGGGTCGCCGCCGCGGCCGCGCGAGCTGAAACGGTCGAACCAAAGCTCGGCGGCGACGACGCGATACGCCAGCGCCCGGGTCGCGCGGTACGGCGTGAGCGCGGTGTCTTCTTCGCCCGGGTTGGCGATGCCGGGTGCGGTTGCGTCGGCCGTGCGTTCCTTTCGACCCGTAAAGTCGGGAGATAGTTTAACGCGGGCCGACCCGAGTGGGCCGACCCGCATGTACGCTCGTCGCGGAGCGCGAGTCGTTAACGGGGCGCGAAATTTATCTTTACGTAATAGCGCACCCGTCTAGTCACGGCGGTTTTCTCGCCGGCCTGGGCTGGCGTCGTTCCGGGCTAACTGTCGGCGGGTTCCGCGCGTACGAAGTATACGAAATAAACGCCGGGCAGGATTTCGGCTTGCGACAGGACGTATTCGCGGCGGAGCCGCGGCGACGTCGCCATCTCGCGCTCGGCGGGCCACTGCGTACTTTTAACTACGTCGTCGATGGAGACCGGGCCGGGGGAGAATACGAGGCCGTAGATGAGGACGTAGTAAGGTTCTTGGTCCAGGACGTAATCGGTCGCGGAGAGATTGTGTCCCGGGAAGGCGAAGGTCCTTTTACCCCGGCGCGCGACGTACGGGTCGGTTAGGCCCAGCATGTCGACGGTGTAGAGGCCGCTGTAATACGGGATGATGCCGGCCGCGGTCGTCGCCAGCGTAGCCCCGGGCGGCGCGTTCTCGGCGAGCCATTTCCCGGCGACGACGTGTAGTTCGTGGGGTTGGCGGTACTGGCGGGCGTAGAAGAAGCCGGGGATGAATTGTAATAGGCTGGTCGCGACCAGCGCCACGGCCAACGTCGCCAGCACCCACCGGCGTAACCGGCCGAGCGACGTGACGACGTCGTACAGGGTCGCGGCGACGGCGACGAGCGCGAGAGGGATAATCGGCTGATAGAAGCGCACCGAGGGTTTCATATCGCCGCCGACGGCGATTACGTATACCACGAGGACCGCGAAGAGGGTGCCCCACAGATAGAAGACCTTGCGCGGTTTCGCGGCAAGCGGGAGGAGCAGGAAGAAAGGCGAAAATTTCAACAGGAAGCCCGCCGTGTACTTAAGGCCGTATATGAATTCCGTCCCCCGGGCCCCTACTTTGGCGTAAAAAGTATTGGGCAGGAAGGCACCGTAGTAGGCGAGGCGCCAACCTTCGTACGCGGTCGCGGCGACGACGATGGCGCCGAGCCAGAGGGCGAAGCGGCGCGGGTTGGCGCGCGCCGTCGCGACGTAGAACGGCAGCGCGGCGATGAAGACGAGGGCGCCGTCCGGCCGCGTGAGGAAGGTCAAGATAATCAAGGCGGCGGACAACGGCTTCCTGGCGGCGTCGACATATTCTTCGCTCGCGCGCCAGGCGGCGGCGGTTACGAGGAGGACGAAGAGGGAGGTCTCCAACCCCTGGGCGGCCTCCAGCAGAAAGTCGCCGTTGGCCGCGAGCATGGCCGCGGCGACTACGCCCATATATTCGCCCGCGTAACGGCGGCCCAGAAAGGCCGTTAGTACGATGGCCCCCAGGCTGGCGGCGACGCCGAACCATCGGCCCGCGGCGGGCGCCGCTATCCCCGCCTTTACCGCGGCCGCGACCAACAGCGTCCACAAGAAGTTCGTGTAACCTTCGACGCGTTCGCCGACGTTGTAGACCAGGCCGTTGCCGGCGACGAGGTTCTCCGCGTAACGAAAAGAGATGTACGCGTCGTCCTGCGTGATGTCGCCGAAGGAGGCTTCGGTTGCGGCCGCGGCCAGGCATACCGCCGCGACGCCGGCGAAAAAAAATATCCGCCTATTTCTACCGGTGGGGTTCAAGCGTTAATCGCCCGTTGATACGCGTCGGGTCTTAAGCCTTCTTGGCCGACTCCCACAAGCCCACGACGCCGCCGGCCGGGTCTTCGAATATCGTATACCAACCCATTTCGCCTACGGCCGTTTTAGGCGTCGTTATCTTGCCGCCGGCGGCCTCGACTTCCTTCGCCTTTTCATCTACGGAGGCGACGAAGACGTAGACCAGGCAGCCCGCCTCGCCGCACTTGCACGGCTCTTTGACGAGGTTGAAACCGCCGCCGGGGCCGTCGTCGGGCGTCCACATGGCGTAATCCGTCTTCGGGTCGACCTCGACCTTCCACCCGAAGACCTTCTCGTAGAACGCCTTGGATTTGGCGAAGTCGGTCGTCGGGATCTCTATGTGGCATATTCCGTGCATAAAGGCTCCTTTCCCCCGCTCGTTACGATTAGAAAGTTTATTTGATGAATTTCTTTTTTACCCATTCCAGTTGGTCGACGCCGAATTGGAAATCGTCTTTCTTGTCCGCGTACTTCTCGGCTCCTTCGCGGAAGGAGGCGACGGCCTTTTCGTACCGGCCTTTACCTTCCCCGTCGCCCCTCACCCACTCGGCGAGCCCTACGTAGCCGTCGGCCAGTATGAGGCCGAACCCCGCTTCCGCCGATACCTCCGTCGCCGCGCCCTCCTCCTTCGCGACCTCGACGTAATAGTCGAAGGATTTCCTGAAATTTTCCAAAGCGCCGTCGACGTCGCCGAGCGATAGTAGATGCATCCCTTTGGCCCAATACGCCATAGCGAAAGGGCCCGGCCCTTTTCCGAGCTCTTCTCGCCAGCGGATGCAGTCTTCGGCGGCCTTGAGGCCCGCTTCGAAGTGGCGCTTCTCCCGGGGCAGCGTATCGCCGGGCCAACACTCCGCCAGGCCGGCCGAAAGGTTGTACGACAGGACATTGGCGAAGTCGACGAGCTTGGCCGAATACTCGGCGGAAGGCGCGGCTTCGGCCTGGCGGAGGCCCTCGGCTATGCCGGCGTTGGAGACCTCGACGTAGCCGTCGAAGCTCTTACCCTCCCATTCCCGGCCGTAGAAAGCCCGCTGGGCGAACGAGTAAAGCTTACGGCGTTCCTCGTCGTTGAAGGCGGCCACGAAGTCGGCCACGGCGGCTGCGCCGCCGGTCTCCATCCTCGTTCGCATCTCGTTCCAGTGGATTTCCGGGAATTCCGCTTCCGTTTCCACGTTACTCGCCTCGCCGGGGCCTTCGTAGGCCAGGCCGACAGCTGCGGCCGCGACGGTTAACGCGAAAACGAAACGTACGCGAATTTTCACGGTAACACCTCCCGCGGGTTCCGCGTTCTTATGGCTCCTCGGGCCATAGCTCCCTTTTCCGCAGCGCGACCGTAAACGAGCCGTAGCGGCCTATGTCGTACATGTTCTCGAGGACCGTTATCACTCGCGGGTTTTCCAGCGCTTCTTTATACCCGTCGTGTATAAAGTACGCGTCCCGAAGTACGACCGCGCCGGTGTACCGGTCGCGCACCCACAGGCGGAAAGCCTCGTCGTCGCCGAGGAGGTCCTCGACCGCGACGTGCGGGTGGCGGTACCGCTCGGCGAAGGCGACGTCGACCGGCACCACTAACTTCATATATTCGGGAACGGCCCGCAGCGCCGACGCGGCCTCGGTCAGGCCGCGCTCGCCGTAGTTGAAGCGACGTTCGTAGTCGGCCCGGGCGTGCCGGACGTCGAGGGCCGGGCCGGCGGCGGCGGCCAAAATTACGAACGACATCACCCTCCCGCCTCGCCGCGTCATAACGACGAAGGCGACCAGGGGCAGGATTATGAAGGCGCCGGTGAGCGCGAGGGCTTTGTTGACGTCCCCCGGCGGCGCGAGGAGTACCTCCTTCGCTTCGCGCGCGACGTACGGCCAATACAGGGGGTCGCGGACGACGAGGAGGTAATATATGAAAGCCAGCGCTCCCAAGAACAGGACCGTTCGTTTCGACTCCCCCGCGAAGGCGGGCCCGAAAGTGGCGCCGAGTACCAGCGCGGCCAACGGTACCAGCGGCGCGTGGTATTTGACGAACCCGTAAGCGTCGCCCCCCACGAGCAGGTAGAAGAGTAGGAGGGCGAGCGCGGCTACGGCGGCGTACGCTACGGCCGGGTTAACGCGCGCGAACCGCCGCCGGACCTCGCCCAGCGAGGCGACGAAGAAAGTAATCAGGAACGGCAGGCCGAGCCAAAGGACGAGTCTTAAACTCCGTTTAACTACGACGCCCCAGAACGCGCCGCCCGGCGCCGCGACGCGGCCGAGGGAGTGCTTGAAAGGCTCGAGCAGCGGCAGCCCTTTTATCGTGGCGTACGGTACGAAGTAGACGGCGAATAAAATCACGCTTATCCCCAAGGCCGCGGCCAGGTAAGCCAACTGACGCGGCCTTCGCGCCGCGACGTAGTAGATGCCGAGGGCGGCGGCCAACACCGGCGGCGTCGTGAACTTCGCCGTCAAAGCTACGCCGACGAGCAAACCGAGCCCCAGCCATCCGCCGCGGCCGAGGTCGAAGTCCCGCCGCGAGAGGTACCAAATTAAAACCATGCCGACAAGCGGCATAAGGGCCGTGTCCGTATCAACCGATAACGCCGATTGGACGGCCAGCGGGTGAAGGGCGTACAACAGAACGGCCAGGAACGGCCCCCGTCGTTCGCCGGTGACGCGGTGCGCCACGAGCCAGAGTATCGCGCCCGTAGCGTAGAAACACGCGAGGCCGGCGAGGCGACCGGCCCAAGGCGCTTTCCCCGCCAGCCCCACGGGCACCGCAACCAGCGAATGGTAAAGCAGGGGATGGCACAGGACCGCCTTCCACGTCGAGCCCGAGAAGGCCATGGGCCGGGCGGTGCCGGCCAACGAGGAGGCGATGTCGACTTGTTGCGGTTCGTCGGCGACGAGCGGCCCGTTTATTTGGGAGAAGAGGAAGACGCCGGCCGCGGCGGCGACGGCGGCCAGGAGGAGGGCGTATACGACCGGAGGAATGGGCTTTTTCAATTCTTAAACCGGTACCGGCGGAGCGGTTATTCTTTTATCGTTTAATAACTATATTATTATTAATCCTATCGCCGTATTCGTTTAATACCGGCCGAAGGAGATATCCTTACGCCTTATCCTTCCGCAAGAACCGCTTCACGCCGGCGACGAAGCCGTCGACGCCTAAGGGATACGGGAATATCCGGCGGCGGTTGGTGTAGCCGTACCACAGCGTGAATATCAACTTGTAGAGGGGGTTGGACGGCAATTTGCACAGCGGCCGGGCGAGGCGCGCGAGGAAAGGCCACTCCACCATTACGCCGAAGAGCTTGTGGAGGTTGGCCAGCATTTTTCCCTCGGTTTCGCTTTCGAAGCGGAGGACCGAGTGGTCGTGGAAGGTGTGGAAGACGGCGTTAGGGTCGCCGTCGTAGTAGCCGCGCTGCACCGCGTATTCGGTGAGCTCGGTGCGGGGGTACGGCATGAATAGCGCGGACCAGGCGAAGGCGGGACGGCATTCCTGGTTGAGCCGGAGCGTCTCGAGGGCCTGCTGGAAGGTTTCACCCGGCAGGCCTATCATATTGGAGGCGTAGACGTTGACGCCGTTCTCGCGCAAGTACCGGCACGCGGATACGATCGTCTCGCGCGACATGTTTCGCTTTAAGAGCTCGTTGCGGACGGCGTCGTCGCCGGTCTCGATGCCGAGCAATACCGAGACGCAGCCCGCCCGGGCGAGGTCCCGCGCCACCTTTTCGTCCACCATGTTGGCCCGTACGTTGCAGTGAAAAGGGAGGCCGACCGCGCGGCCGTACTTGTCGGCGAACTCCGCGACCCACTCTTTGCCGTTGGTGAAATTGTCCGAGAGGAAGCGGACGAACTTGAGCGGGTACCGTTCGCGCACGTCCTCGATTTCGGCCAGGACGTTGTCCACCGAGCGCCACCGCAAAACCCGGCCCTTGCCGCGGTAGAGCTGGTTGTATTTATGATTGAAGCAGTAGGTGCACAGGTACGGGCAGCCGCGCATGGGGAAGAAGTGCTTCATCGTGACGCTGCGCATGTACTTGTCGTAGTCGTAGAGGATGTCGCGCGCCGGGAAGGGAAGCGCGTCGAGGTCGGCGACGAGGGGCCGGACGTCGTTGCGGTGAACGGTGCCGTTTTCTTTGGCCCACAGGTTGGGTATGTGGCGGTAGTCGTCGCCGCGGGCCAGCCGGTCCACCAGCTCGACTACGGCCTCTTCGCCCTCGCCGCGGCACACGACGTCCACGCCCTCCTCCTCCACGAATTCCGGGAAGAAGGTGGCGTGCGCACCGCCGAAGACGCTGACGACGGGTTTTTTAAGCGCCGCGCGGAGCTCGCGGTTCAAACGGAGGTAATATTGGTGGTAGCCGGTGGTGACGGAATAGGCGAGGACGTCGGGCCGGAACGACTCGACGTCGCGGGCGAAGGAGCGGCGGTCGGCGAGGGCCAGCGCCGCCTCGTGGCCCGCGCGCCGGAGCGTCGCGGCCAGGTAGAGGACCCCCAGCGGCTCGGTGAGCGTTACGTCTTTATATACGAAAAGTACTCGCACCGCTTCTGGATTTATAACACAACCGCCGAAAAGGCGCAACAGGAGACCGACAACGACGTGGCGTGCGAAAGGCGGCCCGAGGGCCGCCCTTCCGAGTAGCGGTTATTAAGCCGGTCGTTATTCGGTTTTTTCTTCCGCCGGGGGCCCCGTAAGCTTGGCGGCTATTTCCGGCGCGGCGTACTCGCACGCCTCGAGGAATTTGGCCTTGGCGTTGTTGCTGAGCGCTTCCAGCTCTTCTTTGGTCATCGTCGGCTCTTTGGCCATCGCCGCTTCGGTTATTTTGGCCAGCCCTTCGACGCCCGCCGCCGCGGCCTCGACTTTGGCGGTCGCTTCAGCGTACGCCGGAGCGTCCGCCTCGGGAGCCTCTATCTCCGTCAGCTCGGTGTGGAGACCCTCGAGTTTGGCGACGTTGTCGTTGAAGGCTTGCGCCAGTTCGGCGGTAGGTTTCTCCGCGCCGGCGCGCAAGTTCTCAACTTCCTCCAGGACGGCCGCTAGCCGCCCCTTCGCGTCGTCTACGGTCATGGCCGGTGCCGCGGTCTCGGCCGTCGGCTCCTCGGCCTTCTTGGCGCAACCGAAAATCGCCAACGCTACGGCGACCGCGGCCGCGACCACTATTGCCTTACGCATATTATGAAACCTCCTATGGGAAGATAAAAGAAAGACGGGAAACGGGTTCGAAATTACCACGCGCGGGTGCTGATGTCAAGTTTTAAATCCCCGCCGCGGGTATAATTCACGCGTTTTGCGACGAGGCGAGGGCCCGGCGGCGGGCGCCGCGGCAAATCGATTGGCGGCTGCGTCGGTTTATGTTATATTCTGACAGGATTTCGGCCGAGAGGAGGATGTACGAAATGGTTCCCAGAACGTTGACGGTTCTCTCGTTGGTTGCGGCGCTGGCCGTCCCTTCGGCGTTCGCCTGGCGCAAGTATTCGGGGCAGTACAACCCTTCCACCGGTTGGCCGGGTGTCCGCGTGGTCGACGAAGAGAACCACGTCGTCGCCGTCATATCCTTCGTCACGCCCAACGCCAGCTTCAGCGTCCCGTACATTACGCTCGAGGAGACGATGGACCCGAACGACATCGCCACCTGGAACGAGTTCGACAAAAAGCAAGAACCGGTGGTCGCGAAACGGGTGAGCGGCTGCGCCCAGGCCCTCAAGGTTTGCAAGTTGAAGATCTACGACTACCTGACCGAGGAGGCGTGGGGGAAGTGCGGCGGCCACTCGGCGTTCGTCAATCACAACGTGCGCATCGTCGTGGGGTACCTCAAGGGTACGAAATACAAGAAGCTCGAGGTCGAGGATTACGAGGTGGACCCGGCGATGATGGGCGTGGTTTTCGAAGTCGACGCCGTAAAGGACATAACGGAGATGGGCCCCGTATGCTGGGGTTATTGGTATCCATAACGTCGCGGGTTTAACGAGAAGCGTCTCGAAGGACGGGTGACGTGGCGCCGGGAAGGTTAAAGGATTACGGCCGGTTCGTGGGCGAGGTCGCGGCCGTGAGTTGCGTCGCGGGCGTGCTGGCCGCGGCCGGCGAGTACGTGTTGGGCGCGGCGCTGGGCGACGGCCGGTTTTGGGGGCCGCCGCGTTATTTTTTCCAGATATTGTTGGGCGTCGAGGCGTTGTGGGTAGCGTTTTTAGCCGCCGCGATTTTCGCGGTGGCCGCTACGGCGTATTTTTGGTGGGCGTCGCGGCGGGGCCCGGTTCGGTTGGCGTCGCCGGCGCTCTTCGCGGTTTTAGCCGCGCTGGGCGGCGCCGGTGCGGCGCGCTTCTGGGCCACGGTGGACCATCCGGCATTGCACCGCGGGGGCGTTACGACGCGGCTGATTATCGCGGCGGTATTCGTAGGCGCCGCGGCGGCCTGGGTCGGCCTCTCCGCCGGGATATACCGGCTCCTGCAAAAGGCGCCCCGGGCCGCGGGGGCGAAGTCGTCGGCCGCCGTCGTCGCCTTACGCCTGTTCGCGCTGGCGCTGCTCCTCCCGTTCGTAGCGGTCGAACTCGGCGGCCTTTGGCGGGCGCAAAAGCCCCGGCCCCACAAACCGGACATATTCTTCTTGGTAATGGACGCGTTCCGGGCGGACCGCCTCGAGTCGTACGGCGCGACGCGTCGCCTGGCGCCTACGCTCGAGGCCTTCGCCGGCGAGAGCGTCCTTTTTCGGGAGGCGTACACCGTCTCGTCGTGGACCAAACCCGCGATCGCGACGGCCCTAACCTCTACCCTCCCGAGTACCCACGGCGTTACGGCGCGTTTTACCGGGTTGCCCGAGGAGGCGTTGACGCTCACGGCGTACCTGCGGGGGAAGGGATACCGCACGTTGGCGGTATCGGCGAACCCCAACATAAACCGCATGGCCGGGATGGGCGACGGTTTCGACGTAATGGACAACGCCTGCGGCGGGAGCATCTTGGAAGCGGCGGGGCCGCCCACGGCCGCGGCGCGTATTCTGACGAAGCACGACGTATCGCCGCGCGTCTTCGGCGCGCTGTGGCGGCCTACTCGCGACGGCATGGCCTTGAACCGCAGGCTCGAGCTCTGGATGCGTTATACGCGGGGGCCCGCGCGCTTCGTGTACGTGCATTATTGGGAGCCCCATACCCCCAATCCGGCGCGGCCCGAGTATATGGCGGAATTGAAACCCTTCCTGGACCGCGTTGACCCGGCCCGCGCGCGCGAGCTCGCCGAGGGTAGGTATTTCTTCCACGACCTTATCAAGGACCCGTTTTTCCGGCCCGATTACGACGACGACGAGATCGCCTTGGCCAAAGCGCTGTACGACGCGGAGATCCGCCGGATGGACGTCGTTATCCAAGACGTGCTGGAGAACGTTATTCCCGCCTTCGCCGAGGAGCCGGAACCGATAATAATAATATTGGCGGACCACGGCGAGGAGTTCCTGGAGCACGGCCGGTGGCTCCACGGCGCCGGCCTGCACCGCGAGGTGGCCGAGATCCCGCTGATGTTCAAGGCGCCGGGCTACCCGGGCGCGGTGGTCGAGGGAGCGGTGACGCTGACGGACGTCGCGCCGACGCTGGTATCGCTCGTGGGCGGGAAGATCCCGGCGGAGTGGGAAGGTTTGGACCTGAAACCGTACTTCGCCGGCGAGGAAGCGGTTCCGCGGCGCGACCTACTTCTGGAGGGGATACAGGATTTCCACGTACCGGAGCTCGAGCCGCCGCAGCGGAGCATCGAGATGGACGCGCTGGTGGCGGGCGGTTATTATTACCTTAAAGACGACAATACGGGACGGGAGTTCTTTTATAAAAGGGAGGCCGACCCGCTTCAGCTGGATAACTTGGTAGGCGAGCCGGCCGGCGTCGACGAGCTGCTGGCGGAGCGCCGGGATACGGCCGACCGTTTAAAGGCCGAAGCCCAAGCGCGGGCGCTCATCCCCTCGCTCGGTTTCGTTCCGCCCCGGCTCGAGAAGTCGCTGCGGGCGTTGGGCTACGTCAACTGAGTCCGCGTCCGCCGACGTAGATTATCGCCCTTGACTTTTTCTATTTTTTATATATAATCTGGGAAAAGAAGGGCCGAGAGCAAAGGTGGAAATAATAAAAGTAGCGGTAGTCGTAGTTGTAAGGGGGGCACCGGCCCGCCCTTGGTGACGTTCGTTCGTTACGCTCCAGCGGGCCGGCCCAAGAGCCGGCCTTCTTATTATTTTTTCAGGTTAGCGCCGTTACCGGCCCGGTCTAACTCCGACGATTAACGGCGCCGTATTGAACGAGGTGAAAGTTGTGCCCAAGAAACTCGTCCCCCGATACGAAGCCTCGGAGCTCGAGGAGCGATGGTACCGCGAGTGGGAGGAGGCGGGCGTATTCACGCCGCCCGAGAAACCCGCGTCGGAGAAGGGCGTTTTTTCGGTAGTCATCCCGCCCCCCAACGTAACGGGCTCGCTCCACATGGGCCACGCGCTCAACAACACCATCCAGGACGTCGTCGTGCGCCAACGCCGGATGGCCGGGTACGATACGCTGTGGCTGCCGGGGACGGACCACGCGTCCATCGCGACCCACACCGTCATCGAGCGCGAGCTCGCCAGGGAGGGGCTGAGCCGCCGCGACCTCGGCCGGGAGGAGTTCCTTCGCCGCGCCTGGGCCTGGAAGGGGCAATACGGCGACACCATCGTCAACCAGCTCAAGAGGCTCGGCTGCAGCTGCGACTGGACGCGGCTCCGCTTCACCTTGGACGATGTGCTCTCGCGGGCGGTGGTGGAGGCGTTCGTGCGATATTGGGAGGACGGCCTGCTGTACCGGGACCTTCGTATGGTCACGTGGTGTCCGCGCTGCCGGACCGCCCTCTCCGACCTCGAGGTGCGCCACGAGGAGACGGACGGCATGCTGTGGTACATCCGCTACCCCGGCGCGGGGGGCGGCGA
This sequence is a window from bacterium. Protein-coding genes within it:
- a CDS encoding VOC family protein; this translates as MHGICHIEIPTTDFAKSKAFYEKVFGWKVEVDPKTDYAMWTPDDGPGGGFNLVKEPCKCGEAGCLVYVFVASVDEKAKEVEAAGGKITTPKTAVGEMGWYTIFEDPAGGVVGLWESAKKA
- a CDS encoding glycosyltransferase family 39 protein encodes the protein MKKPIPPVVYALLLAAVAAAAGVFLFSQINGPLVADEPQQVDIASSLAGTARPMAFSGSTWKAVLCHPLLYHSLVAVPVGLAGKAPWAGRLAGLACFYATGAILWLVAHRVTGERRGPFLAVLLYALHPLAVQSALSVDTDTALMPLVGMVLIWYLSRRDFDLGRGGWLGLGLLVGVALTAKFTTPPVLAAALGIYYVAARRPRQLAYLAAALGISVILFAVYFVPYATIKGLPLLEPFKHSLGRVAAPGGAFWGVVVKRSLRLVLWLGLPFLITFFVASLGEVRRRFARVNPAVAYAAVAALALLLFYLLVGGDAYGFVKYHAPLVPLAALVLGATFGPAFAGESKRTVLFLGALAFIYYLLVVRDPLYWPYVAREAKEVLLAPPGDVNKALALTGAFIILPLVAFVVMTRRGGRVMSFVILAAAAGPALDVRHARADYERRFNYGERGLTEAASALRAVPEYMKLVVPVDVAFAERYRHPHVAVEDLLGDDEAFRLWVRDRYTGAVVLRDAYFIHDGYKEALENPRVITVLENMYDIGRYGSFTVALRKRELWPEEP
- a CDS encoding radical SAM protein → MRVLFVYKDVTLTEPLGVLYLAATLRRAGHEAALALADRRSFARDVESFRPDVLAYSVTTGYHQYYLRLNRELRAALKKPVVSVFGGAHATFFPEFVEEEGVDVVCRGEGEEAVVELVDRLARGDDYRHIPNLWAKENGTVHRNDVRPLVADLDALPFPARDILYDYDKYMRSVTMKHFFPMRGCPYLCTYCFNHKYNQLYRGKGRVLRWRSVDNVLAEIEDVRERYPLKFVRFLSDNFTNGKEWVAEFADKYGRAVGLPFHCNVRANMVDEKVARDLARAGCVSVLLGIETGDDAVRNELLKRNMSRETIVSACRYLRENGVNVYASNMIGLPGETFQQALETLRLNQECRPAFAWSALFMPYPRTELTEYAVQRGYYDGDPNAVFHTFHDHSVLRFESETEGKMLANLHKLFGVMVEWPFLARLARPLCKLPSNPLYKLIFTLWYGYTNRRRIFPYPLGVDGFVAGVKRFLRKDKA
- a CDS encoding sulfatase-like hydrolase/transferase, whose product is MAPGRLKDYGRFVGEVAAVSCVAGVLAAAGEYVLGAALGDGRFWGPPRYFFQILLGVEALWVAFLAAAIFAVAATAYFWWASRRGPVRLASPALFAVLAALGGAGAARFWATVDHPALHRGGVTTRLIIAAVFVGAAAAWVGLSAGIYRLLQKAPRAAGAKSSAAVVALRLFALALLLPFVAVELGGLWRAQKPRPHKPDIFFLVMDAFRADRLESYGATRRLAPTLEAFAGESVLFREAYTVSSWTKPAIATALTSTLPSTHGVTARFTGLPEEALTLTAYLRGKGYRTLAVSANPNINRMAGMGDGFDVMDNACGGSILEAAGPPTAAARILTKHDVSPRVFGALWRPTRDGMALNRRLELWMRYTRGPARFVYVHYWEPHTPNPARPEYMAELKPFLDRVDPARARELAEGRYFFHDLIKDPFFRPDYDDDEIALAKALYDAEIRRMDVVIQDVLENVIPAFAEEPEPIIIILADHGEEFLEHGRWLHGAGLHREVAEIPLMFKAPGYPGAVVEGAVTLTDVAPTLVSLVGGKIPAEWEGLDLKPYFAGEEAVPRRDLLLEGIQDFHVPELEPPQRSIEMDALVAGGYYYLKDDNTGREFFYKREADPLQLDNLVGEPAGVDELLAERRDTADRLKAEAQARALIPSLGFVPPRLEKSLRALGYVN